The following is a genomic window from Apodemus sylvaticus chromosome 10, mApoSyl1.1, whole genome shotgun sequence.
TTCTGTCTGCATCAGCCACTGACCACCAGAGACTTTCTCTCCGGGAACACTCTCAGATGGGGTAGAACAGCCTTCTCAGGTGTGACTGGATAGGAGTTTGGAAAAGAGGGTTGAGTTACCTGATGAGTCTTTGTAAAAGACATTTATTGGTTGTGGCGGTTTGAATATGCATGGCCTGTGGGaagtggcacttttaggaggtgtggccttggaggaagtatgtcactgtgtaggtggacTTTGAAGTCTTCTGGTACTCAAACTCTGCCCAGCATTGAAGAGaccctcttcctggctgcctgtggaagatagcctccttctggctgccttcaaaTGTAGAACGCTCAGCTCCACCAGCACCATGACTGAGATCAGTGAACTCGTCTGACTGAGAGCTGCCTCTCAGTAAACATACCTTTTTTTACTTCTGATTCAGCTTGAATTGGTTCCTTTCCTCAAGCCCTGGACTGCCCCTAGTCTTTGCAGTTCCTCACCAACTACCACTTCAGCAGTGGCCCCACCCATAATGGGGCGGGCACTCCTACAACAATTgcttattaagaaaatgctccgggtggtggtggtgcacgcctgtaattccagcactctgggaggcagaggcaggcggatttctgagttcgaggccagcctggtctacagagtgagttccaggacagccagggctacacagagaaaccctgtctcgaaaaaaaaaaaaaaaattccaaaaaaaaaaaaaaaaagaaaagaaagaaagaaaatgctctacGGGCTTGCCCACAGCGTAattttttggagacaagtttCACCATCAAGGTTTCCTCCTCTTAGATAACTATAGCTTGCACAGctggcataaaactagccagcccaTGGGATTCCAAACACAGGCTCTCATCCTTGCTCAGAAAGCATTCTTAcccctgagccgtctctctagacCAGGAGACAACTTTTTACTGGGTCTTGTGCTGTTAACACTAGGCACAGCACAGATGTCTTTCCTGGATGACAGGAAAAATGAACAGACAGCCTGGTTTTACAGCCAGAAGGAGTGTGGTGGGGGTGTTAGATAAGGGACTGTGGTTTAACCAATCCCAGGCCTTATCTGGGGCCACAAGAAGAAATGTCTCCTTCTCTGGTTGAAAATGGCTGCACAATCATGGAGGTCACCAAGGCTTGTCTAGCTGGAATGTGGTTTTCTTTGAGTGGTACAGGCTATTTAGGGTGGCCAAGGCTGGAGTATGTTTTCAGCTGTCTGCGTAGTGGTCTTCTGAAGCAGACGGTCTATTCGCAACAGTTAGGCTGACAGGAAGACAGTTAAGCCCCGCTGTCAGTGCTGATGCCTCTTGGAAATCAGATCGGCTGATGCATGTCTAcagtctcagcatttgggaggctaaggcaggaggacatGTCTGAGGACGGCCTGGGATAAATAGTAattcaaacataaaagaataaataaacaagatacagcTTGGCTGATAGGTCCTTCCTCCAGCCTGACAGGCAGAAGAAAGGCCTCGCCAAATGCTTCCTATGTTCTCCCAGAAAGCACTTAAAAATATGCTTATGAAGAATTAAGGAAAGTTCTGCAGAGAACAAGTCTAAAAGTAGCTAACAACACTTAAGTATTTATTCTAATATTTGGTAGTGTTTAATCTTGCTCCAGAGGGAACATGGGTCCCTCTGATCTGTCTCCTAGCTCCCTGACCCTGGAATTCCATCCTAAAGAGACATGAGAAAATTCCCTGCTGCCATTTTAATCTGCCCGGCTGTGCTTACAACATCCAAGCAGACTAAGACAAGAAGCAAGCCAACAAAAACGCCTAGGAATGAGAAAACAACACAGCAAACTAATGCCACAGGCTTAGGCCACCAGGATGTTGACTTTGAAAGACTGAAAGGTTGGGTGTTGGAGAGAGGAAGATCACAGTTTTAGCCCAGTTTGTGTTAGACCAGACTCTGTGTAGCTACTGTCTATCATCAGTCAGAGTTTAGAATCATTATATGAAAGATATGGTGCTGTGAGGAATTTTATTGCTTGCATTATTAGGTATGGGAAGATGTGCATTATATATAGTGCAGAAACCAAGCAGGACGAGGGTGGGAGTAGGAAAGAGGACTCTGTAGTCTAAAATGGCTGCTGAGTCTAACAACTTGAGTTCAATTATGGGAACCTATGTGGTGgatggagagaacagactcccacaggttgtcctctgatctccacatgagCCCCACAGAATATGCACATCGCTTACATgcacaggtagatttctgagggagcatagagagacagaggcagccagCCAGCCTGACTCCAGCAGGTGAAACTTTATTTTAATGGTGAGGGGCTGATACTCTTCAGCAGGAAAGGAGTGCCTGTGACGGGGAAGGGGATATTTGGAGTCTTTAGAGGAGTTTTGGAGAGTGAGAAGCTAAATGTAAATTCTGAGACTCCGTGCAAGCCTGAAGTTTCTCTTTGTAATATCTACTCCACCGAGACGGGCTGATAGTGGTTTGAGCAGCCAGTTATTCCAGTATTacttcctaagaatttcattttttacaACCAGGACACTCTATCATACATAAtgaattaaatttaataataaataaacctaaaatgatgtggagaaagcaaGGCGAGAGCAGCACAGTTTTGTAGCTGTTTTCGGACCGCAGATGTTATATGACCAAATACTTCAGGCTCCGGCTACCTTGACCTCTCCGCCCTGATGGACTGTGATttaaactgtgagctaaaataagccgttctttcctcaagttgcttttgtcagggtattttctcatagtaacagaaaatgaaactaagatattctgtattaaaaataaacatcagagggctggagagatggcctcaGGGTTAAGAGcgccggctgctcttccagaggtcctgagttcaattcccagccaccacatggtggcttgcaaccattcttaatgggatctgatgtcgtcttctggtgtgtctgaagagagcaacagtgtaaaCAAACACACGAACatcagagccaggtggtggtggtgcacacctttaatctcagcacttgggaaacagaggcagaggatctctgagttggaggccagctggatctgcagagtgagttccaggacagccagggctacacagacaaatcatgtctcaggaaaaaaaagtataaataaataaaaataaaataaacatcagtTTGAAGGCATAAGCTGGTAGATCACtggtttgaggctaacctggctttacatagaaaattccaggctagccaggactacatagagagaatGTGTCTTGGAAAGAAGGGAGAGTTATGCTTTGTGTAATGTTCCCAGGAGGAAGCCATACCTACACTGATACTTCTTTCTACAAAGGCCCATGGATTCCCTGGAGTTTAGAACATCAGCAGTTAGCACCTGAGGCACACAGTAGGGATTTTCCCACTTTCCTGCAACCCACCAGTGTATTTGAAATGTATTCTGACTTatggctttctttcttctgttactGTGAATATTTGATGAAACTATTACCATGCTGGATCATGGAATTTTGGATATATATGTTTTAGGGCCATAGACACTCATATATAGCTTCCAAATAAACTGTCCCTTGTCTCTTTTGAGAGCTCTGTTTTTAACACTGACAGTTTAGTGCCCAAATATGGGGCTCCAAAGataattcttttctattttttaaaatttatttattttattattatttatgtgcatcagtgttttgcctgcctgtttgTCTATGTGAAGATGTCAGATCCTAAAGCTACAgttagctgtgagctgccatgtggttgctgggacttgaacccaggtcctttggaaacacagtcagtgctcttaaccactgaaccatctctccaaccccaataattctttttttttaagttttatttttatttgtaatgggGGGGGGTGAGTGTACTACACGtgcctgaagaaaagaagagaatatCCAATCCCCTGGGGCTAAAGCTTAAAGTAAAGCTTGTACCTCTCCAGTACAAGActgttttgaataagaatggccaaCATAGGCTCATATATATGATTGCTTAGCAAATGGTGAGTACATTTCTAACTGTGATGTagcaatatttatttgtttgtttgttttggtttttctttttctttttttcatttttttctttttctttttttcgtttttttttttttttgttttgttttgtttttgagacagggtttctctgtgtagccccggctgtcctggaactcactcagtagaccaggctggcctcgaacttagaaatctgcctgcctctgcctcccaagtgctgggattaaaggcatgcgccaacacCGCCCAgcctatttttggttttttcaagacagggtttctctgtgtagctctagctctcctggaactcactctataatatcttttaaaaaagattcctCAGGAACCCTGCTTCCTTTCAGACAAAAAGGAGATTGAAGCAAGAGGATAGCTCAGCATAACACAACTCTGCACTCAAGCTTGGGTCCTTTCAGTTTCTGACTGCAATAAATCAGTTTTTCGCGGGCATGTCCATTTATTTAATGTTCATTGTTTTTTATCACAACTACCGTTTTTCAGGACTTGGAATTCATGGGGCTTCAGACACCATTTGGTCCTGAAGGAAGAGCTTCTAGGAAAATGTGCCAGTTCTCATACAACTAGCTCACCACACAATGCAGCTTTTGTCCTTCTGTGTATTCAAAGAAGACAAAAGTTTAACTTTAGAAAACCAACACAAAGCTGgtaatagctttttaaaataccaaattaCCAAACCCCAGAAAGCAACCAGATATTCTTCAAGAAGTGAGTGGATAGCAGGATATGCTTTCAATGAAGTATTACAGAACTCTTAAATGAAATTCTCTTCCTGGTGTCTCAGGGCACCCAGGAAACCAAGCCATATGTTCCTGAGGAAGGAAACTGTAGTCGTTTCCTTCCAGACGTGACATTCCCGACAGGGCAAAATGGTTGCAGAAGTGGAGTCCAGGGCCTGGGGTGAGCAGGACCCTGAGGGCAGCCCAGAGGGTCTGTAGAGAGAGGGAAACTGGCCCTGTGGTGACAGATGCAAGTCACCACACCGGTGTCCAGCCCCGTGGGATGTCCAGGTTGGACTGCGTCAGATTTTAACAAATCTCTGAGCGGTCAAGGTTGAGCTCAAGGCTGAGCTCTGGAGGGAGGCTGCTGGAAACCTTGTATCTTATGCTTGGTTTTCCCCGAGTCCCAGACTCCTTTAAGGATAAACTCTACAAAGAATTCCTTTAAAAAGTCTGTTTAAGAACAAAAAGacctgggggcggggcggggggggggaactgTGTTTAACGCTCAGTTGAGAGCCGAGTGAGCAGTTTCCCAAGTTTTAAAGAACTTTTACTgaagagacagggaggaagagatCAGGTATTACAAACAAGATGCGCCGCGAGCCCAGATCCGGGCCCGGGCCCTCGAGTCCCTCGAAGGAACAGGGATGGGGACATCGGGCACCGCCAGAGCACACAGGTAGCTCGGGCGCTGGGGCGTGGGCAGGGGAGCAGCGCATGCGTGCTGCAGGGGGCACCAGGCCGCGTGTGCGCCTTGGGCGCCAGAGTGACTCAGCGCCTTCGCTTCCTGCGTTTTTGGGGCCTCATGGGAGATATGTAAATGAGCTGAGCATCATGGGCCTTGGCCCTTTATAAGGCCGCGTTGCTGGGTGCTCGGGCTGCAGTGCTCAGCGAGGAGAGCCTGGGTGTGGAGTCCATCAGCTGGCCGCCTGGGAGCTCAGCGGGGAGGTGAGGATGGGCAGGGGCCAGAGCCCGGGGCTGGGCCTGGCCAGATGCGGTGGGCCTGGGCCGCCTGGGAGCGCAGTGGGCAGAGCCGAGGTCCTGCTAAGGCTTCCCGCCCTCCCTTGGTTGGTAGCCGGGCCCAAGTGTGAGGTTGGGGCCTTGAGCCCAGAGGAAGCCTCTGAAGTTGTGGGTGTGGCGAGAGCACCCCAGGCTGTGCAGAGTGAGCAGTGAGCCCGGGGTCCAGAGCCCCAATGCCCCTCTCCTCGGTGGTCCCAGCAGCGTGCCCAGCAGGGAGCGCCAACctcatttcctttgccttaccAGCTCCCCAGACAGTGGAGCAAGTGTGAAGCTGAAGAAGTTTCTGGAAGCTCAAGTCTGTCTACTTCTCCAGAGAGAGGTATTCATCGAATTCGAACCCAGTTCTAGTACCACTGCCCCGTGTCCTTGGAACCCCAAAGTCCCTAGACTTCCTACTGTACCCCGTTTTCTCCCGTTTCTCTCATTCTCGCCTTTTCCACCTATTTCTAGCATTTTCTGTTTGTCTGACCTCCTGAGACCATCAAGCAAGTCTTCCTCCTTGTGTACACTTAGCTGCAGACAGACTCCTTGGCCATGTGTCCCCCAGTCAGTGTTCGCCATGGGGCCAAAGGCATGTCCTGCCTCTATGGTGCCTGGCTGTACCAGCTTGTCCATGGAGAACATATGAAGATCTGTTTTGCCTGCTTCAAGGCAGCCTTCCTGGTCGTTAAGAACATGCTGGAAATGGGAGACTGGGAAGAGGAAGTGTGGGATTCTGAGCCCATGGATCTCTCAGAGGCAGGATCTGAGCCCGAGGAATGGCCTGGGCTTAGCTGGGGAGAGGGCCAAGGTCACCTGCCACATGccatctctgcctctgcaggTTCTGGGGCTCTGGCACCAGGCCTTGTAGGGACAGAGGGGATAGCACTGGGAGCCCAGCCTGTGCCCACTGAGCTGGGGCCTCAGGAAGTTGTACCCCTGGATCTGGGTCCTGAGGATGCTGAGTGGACCCAGGCCCTTCCCTGGAGATTTGATGGCCTTTCTCCCTGCTCCCACTGGCTCATCCCTCCTCTGTCCTGGTGGGATATTTTCAATGTAAGTCCATCTCCCGGGCAACCTGTGTTGTTGGAGTTGAGCCCCGCCTGGCCCATGGACCCGTTGGAAGCAGAAGCTTGGTTGGTAGACCTGAAGTTCGTTTTCCTTTTGGGTGGCTTCGATGCCATTTGCTACATGCTGTCCATGACTCCCTGCTGGGCTGTGAGAACCCGTGTCCAGCGCTGGCAGGTGTTGCTGGACCCTGGTGAGGTGAGAGTGGCCCAGTTGCAGAATGCACCTGAACAGCAGGACCTGCACCGCTGGAAGCTGAGCATCCTAGAGTCCTCAGAGCTGGGGGTGGAGCTGGTGCCTGCTGACTGCAGCCTGCGAAAGGGAGGCTTCAAGGTGCACTCTTATCTGCCCTGGCACAGTAGCACCCCAGAGGCCTGGAGCAGGGAACCAGGGGAGAGGCTCCTTGTCGTAGACCTCGTATCTCTGAGGGAGTTGCCTTGCTTCCGTTCCCCCTCCCCTGAACCACACAACTAAGGGACTAAGGCGTGTACTACCCCTAGGACTCCAGGGACTTAAGAGCCAGAGCTTGCCTCTCTGCCACATGTCCCGGAAGACGTCCGTCATCTTGAGGGGAAGATCTGGATCAGCCTGGGGTTGGGGCCTCAGGGAAGCCTGGGTTAGTTGTCCCTGGTTGACTGTTCAGTGTTTGGAAGGTTGGGCCTAGCTTCGTGTGCAGGGGAAGACTTGTGTATCAGGTATTACAGGGGATGGGTAACTGGTCCTTACCCAGTTCTGCCCTTGTTGCAGGTGGGGACACTAGAAGTGTGGTACCAAGACTTGGTTGACCACGCTATTCTCTGCACTTGGCGTTTTCTGAGGGGCCTGTGAGCCCTGGATTCAGAGTTGGCTGCTTGTGCTACTTGTTCAGTTCTGCCCTGTGtatgtttctgttttaataaaGTTATCATTGTTTTCATAGAAGTGGTTTGCAGTCTCTTGATTGAGTTCCGATGGGTGAGAAGTTCATTGGCTAAAGATCCTCAGAGCTGGTGAAGGGAGGGTTCTAGTCTGTTTACTTGCCTGAAGTGTATCAGTCACATCTTCATAACTGGAATGCACggggctagtgtgtgtgtgtgtgtagtatcttATCTCGCAGACAGGAGATAGCCTGGATTTGTAATCCCAGAAGGAGCATTAGAAGCTTAAGGTCATCTTCATCAACATACTGAGTTTGAAACAGGTAACcactctcaaacaaaacaaaaaaatcaaagtgcttttttgcttgcttggtttgtttgtttgtttgttttttggctttttgtttgttgttcctAATAACAGAGTCAACCACTGCCTGCTGTTTGCTGGGCCAGGACTTCTGAAGCGCATGCCTTGTGCTTTGTTTTCTAAGATGAGGTCTCACGGCGAAGTCCGAGTCTGGAACGTTTGGCTGGCTGtcttcctcagcttctcaagtgctTGGGTCATATGTACAGGTTTGGGGTAGGGCTAGGGTTGGTACAAGTCCAGCATTAGGGTTAGTGTCTTAAAATACCCACCTGTTAGGTCTGGACTTAGTCATGTCTCAGGGGAGAAGTAATCATTTGTTACTGTCCTGGGTTGAGTACACGAATCTAATCTGGGGTCCTACATTAATGGTCCCTGTGTTGTGGGATGGGGAACATGGTGTGGAGCCCTTGCAGTAGCTCTGCTTTGGCCACCCACTGAGCtttatgaccccccccccccccccccgagggtCCTGGAAGCTGTCACCCAAAGGCTCATCTGTGTGGTTTTGTCATCTCTTGCAATTCATGCGTGCTGATTAGCACCCCTAAGTGGTCATGGATTAATCAATCATGTACTTTgacatggtcattttatttccacttgttttatttacttgtgtgtgtgtctgtgtgtatgtgtgccacttGTGAGCCACCTGGCTCTTGGTCCTCTGAAACTGCAATGTGATAGTTTGAACAGGATGTCTGCCAACGTTTTCAGCATTTCAAGGCTTGGCCCCCAGTTGCTGGCACTGGTGGTCTGCTTAGGAGGCATGGCATGATACTGACAAAGCATGTCATGGGTGGCAGGCTTTTAGAGTGAAacgactctctctctctctctctctctctctctctgcctcctgtcacAAGTCAAGATACGAATTCTCAGTTTGTGTTCTAACCAACATGCTGCTTGCTGCAGTGCCTTTCTGCCGTGAAGGACTCTTACCTTCTGGAACATATGCCTAAATAAATCCTTCTGGAATTTTCTGTGGTATTTTggcatatcaataaaaaataactaagCAGTAGTCGCTGACAGCTGCAGAGCTGTGTGCTGGTTTTATGGAAGATGGAACTCAGAGCCTCAAGCGTGCCAGGCCAGGGCTGTCACCACGTTGTACCCCTGATCTTTTCATTCTGAAGCAGAATCTTACTAAGGCTGATCACGATTTTTCAagcatttctattttatgtatatgtatgtgtgtatgtatatatgtatgtgtgtatgtatatgtgtatgtgtgtatgtgtatgtgtatatgtatatatgtatgtgtgtatgtatatatgtatgtgtatatatatgcatgtgtgcatatatgtatgtgtatatatatgcatgtgtgcatgtatgtatgtgtgtatgtatatatgtgtgtatgtatgtgtgtatgtgtgtgcactctgTGCATGTactgcccacagagaccagaagagggcatcaggtcaccctgaagctggagttgtaGATAACATATGGGGGTTAAAAACCAAACCtgaggtcctctgcaaggacaacAAGCTCTTAATGCTGAgacgtctctccagcctctcatgTATCAAAAAGCAGATCCAAGGAGAATAAGAAGGCTCTCTGCTTGGTCGCCTGTCTGACAGTTACAAGGACAACATACATGGTCTATAGGCATTTACAAATGTCTCttttataagagaaaaaaatgttaaagtgtAGTCTCCATGCATTAATActatcaaaacagaacaaaagctgTCATCCAGCCAAGAGAAAGCCCTGAGAAAGCTCTGAGGGTGATCATATCCATCAATTAGTCTTGAGCCTGAAGGATCTCTGCAGATGTCAGTcctgaggaagaagcagagg
Proteins encoded in this region:
- the LOC127693377 gene encoding testis-expressed protein 19.2 is translated as MCPPVSVRHGAKGMSCLYGAWLYQLVHGEHMKICFACFKAAFLVVKNMLEMGDWEEEVWDSEPMDLSEAGSEPEEWPGLSWGEGQGHLPHAISASAGSGALAPGLVGTEGIALGAQPVPTELGPQEVVPLDLGPEDAEWTQALPWRFDGLSPCSHWLIPPLSWWDIFNVSPSPGQPVLLELSPAWPMDPLEAEAWLVDLKFVFLLGGFDAICYMLSMTPCWAVRTRVQRWQVLLDPGEVRVAQLQNAPEQQDLHRWKLSILESSELGVELVPADCSLRKGGFKVHSYLPWHSSTPEAWSREPGERLLVVDLVSLRELPCFRSPSPEPHN